A genome region from Maridesulfovibrio salexigens DSM 2638 includes the following:
- the aspA gene encoding aspartate ammonia-lyase encodes MKFRNEHDCIGQKEVPEDALYGAQTMRASENFRITGIPISHYPHIIYSLAQIKKAAALTNNELDKLDDEKTKAIVFACDELLADKYHDQFVVDIIQGGAGTSTNMNANEVIANIGLEHLGFKRGEYDNLHPNIHVNMAQSTNDVYPTCLRLTLIAKMDQLIESMEYLQESFAAKGKEFSHILKMGRTQLQDAVPMTLGQEFTSYSVMIGEDIERVREAKALICEINMGGTAIGTGLNAPPKYAELVTAKLKEISGFDLELAPDLVEATQDTGAYVQLSGVLKRVAVKISKICNDLRLLSSGPRCGLNEINLPRMAPGSSIMPGKVNPIIPEVVNQIAFTVIGSDVTVSMAAEAGQLELNVMEPVICASLLNSLTIMRRGFRTLADRCISGITANEDVCRGYVENSIGLVTALNPYIGYEKSTEVANEALKSGRSVYDIVIEKGYMSKEDLDKALSPAAMVHTHPLSLVETADE; translated from the coding sequence ATGAAATTTCGTAATGAGCATGACTGCATAGGCCAGAAAGAAGTTCCTGAAGATGCCCTATACGGGGCACAGACCATGAGGGCATCCGAGAACTTTCGCATTACCGGAATACCCATCTCCCACTATCCACACATTATCTACTCTCTTGCCCAGATCAAAAAAGCCGCCGCTTTGACCAATAATGAGCTGGATAAGTTGGATGATGAAAAGACTAAAGCTATCGTCTTTGCCTGCGATGAATTGCTGGCTGACAAGTACCATGACCAGTTTGTGGTCGATATCATTCAGGGCGGTGCCGGAACCTCCACCAACATGAATGCCAACGAGGTCATCGCCAATATCGGCCTTGAACATCTCGGCTTCAAACGTGGTGAATACGATAACCTGCACCCCAATATTCACGTCAACATGGCCCAGTCCACAAATGACGTATACCCCACCTGCCTGCGACTCACCCTGATTGCAAAGATGGACCAGCTCATCGAGTCCATGGAATATCTGCAGGAGAGCTTCGCAGCAAAGGGTAAAGAATTTTCACATATCCTTAAAATGGGCCGTACCCAGCTTCAGGACGCAGTGCCCATGACCCTCGGTCAGGAATTCACATCCTACTCGGTTATGATCGGGGAAGATATTGAGCGTGTACGCGAAGCCAAAGCCTTGATCTGCGAGATCAATATGGGTGGAACCGCCATCGGCACCGGGCTGAACGCTCCGCCCAAGTACGCAGAACTGGTTACCGCAAAGCTGAAAGAAATCAGCGGTTTTGATCTTGAGTTGGCCCCTGACCTCGTTGAGGCCACTCAGGATACCGGAGCATATGTACAGCTTTCCGGTGTACTTAAGCGCGTAGCTGTTAAAATTTCCAAAATTTGTAACGACCTGCGCCTGCTCTCATCGGGCCCGCGCTGCGGACTCAATGAAATCAACCTGCCGCGCATGGCTCCGGGTTCTTCCATCATGCCCGGGAAGGTCAATCCGATCATCCCGGAAGTGGTTAACCAGATTGCGTTCACCGTCATCGGCAGTGACGTAACCGTCAGCATGGCAGCCGAAGCAGGACAGTTGGAATTGAACGTAATGGAACCGGTTATCTGCGCCAGCCTGCTCAATTCCCTGACCATTATGCGCCGGGGATTCCGCACCTTGGCTGACCGCTGCATCTCCGGCATCACCGCCAATGAAGATGTCTGCCGCGGCTACGTGGAAAACAGCATAGGACTGGTTACCGCACTCAACCCCTACATCGGTTATGAAAAATCAACCGAAGTAGCTAATGAAGCACTTAAATCAGGACGCTCCGTCTACGACATTGTCATTGAAAAGGGTTACATGTCCAAAGAGGACTTGGATAAAGCGCTTTCACCCGCAGCCATGGTTCACACCCATCCGCTAAGCCTTGTTGAAACTGCTGACGAATAA
- a CDS encoding aromatic amino acid transport family protein → MTQEKSASALSMMFVVVGNMLGAGILALPVNLCAAGFYPSVAATLLMWVLMTYTALIYSEQKSLTTNENADLPTFFHQELGNAGKWVTIVANLIILYGVLVAYLCGISAIIMSLQSALPKSVVMIIYFALVTGMTAFGMKMMKKCTPYMVTIMWITFGALVFMVVPDVSAPNLEALDWTYIPAGLPVLLMAFHFHNIIPSICRTLEHDRRKIRTAIIGGTTIGMVMNITWLLVVLGALPLSNPETHIDLITAFGKNDPATIPLEQLLQTPVFTYVALIFAVVAMSTAFMANGTALLSFMRDLISSNFGINNKVVVWCLSFLPPLLVGLLYPDIFLVAINLVGGVGECIIFGILPGFIVWKYSPEGSIRKYSGMVLIVCFAAVLIIELGQEFGLLHLSPNVEYWTHHTR, encoded by the coding sequence ATGACGCAGGAAAAATCAGCTTCAGCCCTATCCATGATGTTCGTGGTAGTGGGCAACATGCTAGGTGCTGGAATCCTGGCACTGCCGGTAAATCTATGTGCGGCAGGATTCTATCCTTCTGTTGCCGCCACCCTGCTCATGTGGGTGCTCATGACCTACACCGCCCTGATCTACTCGGAGCAGAAAAGTCTCACGACCAATGAGAACGCAGACCTGCCGACATTTTTCCACCAGGAACTGGGAAATGCCGGGAAATGGGTAACAATTGTCGCCAACCTGATTATTCTATACGGGGTTCTTGTTGCCTATCTTTGCGGTATCTCCGCTATTATCATGAGCCTGCAATCAGCGTTGCCCAAGTCAGTGGTCATGATTATCTATTTCGCGCTGGTTACAGGAATGACCGCGTTCGGCATGAAAATGATGAAGAAATGCACGCCTTACATGGTCACCATCATGTGGATCACTTTCGGCGCACTGGTCTTCATGGTTGTGCCCGATGTTTCAGCCCCGAACCTTGAGGCTCTAGACTGGACCTACATTCCCGCAGGACTCCCGGTACTGCTCATGGCCTTTCATTTTCATAACATCATTCCGAGCATATGCCGGACACTGGAACATGACCGCAGAAAAATTCGCACTGCCATCATCGGTGGAACCACTATCGGCATGGTAATGAATATTACATGGCTGTTGGTTGTGCTCGGCGCACTGCCCCTTTCAAATCCCGAAACACATATCGACCTGATCACCGCCTTCGGCAAGAATGATCCGGCAACCATTCCATTGGAGCAATTACTACAGACTCCTGTTTTCACCTATGTAGCCCTGATCTTCGCAGTGGTTGCAATGTCCACCGCATTCATGGCTAACGGAACAGCCCTGCTCAGCTTCATGCGCGACCTGATCTCCAGCAACTTCGGAATCAATAATAAAGTCGTTGTCTGGTGCCTGTCATTTCTTCCCCCGCTGCTGGTCGGCCTGCTTTACCCGGATATTTTTCTGGTAGCCATCAACCTTGTGGGCGGAGTCGGCGAGTGCATCATCTTCGGAATCCTGCCCGGTTTCATTGTCTGGAAATACTCCCCGGAAGGTTCAATCCGTAAATATTCAGGGATGGTCCTCATCGTCTGCTTTGCCGCAGTCCTGATCATCGAACTGGGTCAGGAATTCGGTCTCCTGCACCTCAGCCCGAATGTTGAATACTGGACCCACCATACAAGGTAG
- a CDS encoding serine hydrolase, whose protein sequence is MSFCRVVVFIFLWVCMFCSTVVAGPVVLDKRLAGPFKDCAYKGCFVLLDAERSIITASDLQLADQPLMPASTFKIVHSLIALKTGVHESIDSVLKWDGKDRGYKPWNQDLSLAQAVKHSAIWYFEETAGRIGRDRIHEELLRLDYTNADTEGPTIAFWLDGNLRVTPLEQVEFLEKLYNGILPFPQEDQKAIRDILLLERNDKYTLWGKTGWAQRVNPQIGWLVGAVKVKEGRMFYYATYLESPEPGASFSKSRFDVTKKCLKLSGVI, encoded by the coding sequence ATGTCATTTTGCAGAGTGGTTGTATTTATTTTTTTGTGGGTGTGCATGTTTTGTTCGACCGTTGTTGCGGGTCCTGTTGTTCTTGATAAACGGCTTGCCGGCCCATTTAAAGATTGCGCTTACAAAGGGTGTTTTGTCCTGCTTGATGCTGAGCGTAGCATCATTACTGCCAGTGACTTGCAGCTAGCTGATCAGCCTTTGATGCCTGCATCAACATTTAAAATAGTACATAGCCTTATTGCCCTGAAAACCGGGGTGCATGAGAGTATTGATTCAGTCCTGAAGTGGGATGGCAAGGATCGCGGTTACAAACCATGGAATCAGGATTTGAGTCTTGCCCAGGCGGTTAAACATTCAGCTATTTGGTATTTTGAGGAGACAGCCGGAAGGATCGGGCGTGATCGAATACATGAGGAATTGTTGCGGCTTGACTATACAAATGCTGATACTGAAGGTCCGACTATTGCTTTCTGGCTTGACGGCAATTTAAGGGTTACTCCTTTGGAGCAGGTTGAGTTCTTGGAGAAGTTATATAATGGAATCCTCCCTTTTCCTCAGGAAGATCAGAAGGCCATAAGAGATATTCTGCTCTTGGAAAGAAATGACAAGTATACATTATGGGGTAAGACCGGATGGGCTCAGCGGGTTAACCCGCAAATTGGATGGTTGGTAGGAGCTGTGAAGGTTAAGGAAGGCAGGATGTTTTATTATGCCACTTATCTTGAGTCGCCCGAACCGGGAGCTTCATTTTCCAAGTCGCGGTTTGATGTTACCAAGAAGTGTTTGAAACTGTCAGGGGTAATATAG